One window of the Nocardia huaxiensis genome contains the following:
- the purL gene encoding phosphoribosylformylglycinamidine synthase subunit PurL, whose amino-acid sequence MTSHVDTVSNAAATPDTAQPYKELGLKDDEYARIKEILGRRPTDAELAMYSVMWSEHCSYKSSKVHLRYFGETTTDEMKKSMLAGIGENAGVVDIGDGWAVTFKVESHNHPSYVEPYQGAATGVGGIVRDIMAMGARPIAVMDQLRFGAADHPDTRRVVDGVVRGVGGYGNSLGLPNVGGETVFDASYQGNPLVNALCAGVMRVEDLHLAFASGKGNKIILFGARTGLDGIGGVSVLASDTFSGDETAAGRKKLPSVQVGDPFAEKVLIECCLELYHAGLVVGIQDLGGAGLSCATSELAAAGDGGMHIDLDRVPLRAANMTPAEILSSESQERMCAVVTPENVDAFMAVCKKWDATATVIGEVTDGDHLIITWHGETVVDVPPRTVAHQGPVYERPVERPADQDALNADSAAALNRPKTADELRATVLKMISSPQLCSKKWITEQYDRYVRGNTVLAEHADAGVVRIDEETGRGIALATDASGRYTKLDPYTGAQLALAEAFRNVATTGATPKAVTNCLNFGSPEDPGVMWQFQQAVRGLADGCVALGIPVTGGNVSFYNQTGQTAILPTPVVGVLGVIDDVHRRIPTGLGLEPGETLILLGETRDELDGSIWAQVEHDHLGGLPPKVDFAREQALAEILTIGSRDGMITAAHDLSEGGLIQTVVEAALAGETGCRVLLPEGADPFVTLFSESAGRVLVAVPRNEEIRFTQMLDARQMPWTRIGVVDQGSDSLEVQGQFSITLDELRTAHEGTLPALFGGEDH is encoded by the coding sequence GTGACCAGCCACGTCGATACCGTCAGCAACGCCGCGGCCACCCCGGACACCGCACAGCCCTACAAGGAACTCGGCCTCAAGGACGACGAGTACGCCCGGATCAAGGAGATCCTCGGCCGTCGGCCCACCGACGCCGAGCTCGCCATGTACTCGGTGATGTGGTCCGAGCACTGCTCGTACAAGTCCTCGAAGGTGCACCTGCGCTACTTCGGTGAGACCACCACCGACGAGATGAAGAAGTCCATGCTCGCCGGCATCGGCGAGAACGCGGGCGTGGTGGACATCGGCGACGGCTGGGCGGTCACCTTCAAGGTGGAATCGCACAACCACCCGTCCTATGTCGAGCCCTACCAGGGTGCGGCCACCGGCGTCGGCGGCATCGTCCGCGACATCATGGCCATGGGTGCGCGCCCGATCGCCGTCATGGACCAGCTGCGCTTCGGCGCGGCCGACCACCCGGACACCCGGCGCGTGGTCGACGGCGTGGTGCGCGGCGTCGGCGGCTACGGCAACTCGCTCGGCCTGCCGAATGTCGGCGGCGAGACCGTGTTCGACGCCTCCTACCAGGGCAACCCGCTCGTCAACGCGCTGTGCGCGGGCGTCATGCGGGTCGAGGATCTGCACCTGGCCTTCGCCTCCGGCAAGGGCAACAAGATCATTCTGTTCGGCGCGCGCACCGGCCTCGACGGCATCGGCGGCGTGTCCGTGCTCGCCTCCGACACCTTCTCCGGCGACGAGACCGCCGCGGGCCGCAAGAAGCTGCCCAGCGTCCAGGTCGGCGACCCGTTCGCGGAGAAGGTGCTCATCGAGTGCTGTCTCGAGCTCTACCACGCCGGACTCGTGGTCGGCATCCAGGACCTCGGCGGCGCCGGACTCTCCTGCGCCACTTCGGAACTGGCCGCTGCCGGTGACGGCGGCATGCACATCGACCTGGACCGGGTGCCGCTGCGCGCCGCCAATATGACTCCCGCCGAAATCCTTTCGAGCGAGTCGCAGGAGCGCATGTGCGCGGTCGTCACCCCCGAGAACGTGGACGCCTTCATGGCCGTCTGCAAGAAGTGGGACGCCACCGCCACCGTCATCGGTGAGGTCACCGACGGCGACCACCTGATCATCACCTGGCACGGCGAGACCGTCGTCGACGTGCCGCCGCGCACCGTCGCCCACCAGGGCCCGGTGTACGAGCGCCCGGTCGAGCGCCCCGCCGACCAGGACGCGCTGAACGCGGATTCCGCTGCGGCGCTGAACCGTCCGAAGACGGCCGACGAACTGCGCGCCACCGTGCTGAAGATGATCTCCAGCCCGCAGCTCTGCTCCAAGAAGTGGATTACCGAGCAGTACGACCGGTACGTGCGCGGCAACACCGTGCTCGCCGAGCACGCCGACGCCGGTGTCGTCCGCATCGACGAGGAGACCGGTCGCGGCATCGCCCTCGCGACCGACGCCTCGGGCCGCTACACGAAGCTCGACCCGTACACCGGCGCGCAGCTGGCGCTCGCCGAAGCCTTCCGCAATGTCGCCACCACGGGTGCCACCCCGAAGGCCGTCACCAACTGCCTCAACTTCGGTTCGCCGGAGGACCCGGGCGTCATGTGGCAGTTCCAGCAGGCCGTGCGCGGCCTCGCGGACGGCTGTGTGGCCCTGGGCATTCCGGTCACCGGCGGCAATGTGTCGTTCTACAACCAGACCGGCCAGACCGCCATCCTGCCCACCCCGGTGGTCGGTGTGCTCGGCGTCATCGACGACGTGCACCGCCGCATCCCCACCGGCCTCGGTCTCGAGCCCGGCGAGACGCTGATCCTGCTCGGCGAGACCCGCGACGAGCTCGACGGCTCCATCTGGGCGCAGGTCGAACACGACCACCTCGGCGGCCTCCCGCCCAAGGTCGACTTCGCCCGCGAGCAGGCGCTCGCCGAGATCCTCACCATCGGTTCGCGCGACGGCATGATCACCGCCGCCCACGACCTCTCCGAAGGCGGCCTCATCCAGACCGTCGTCGAGGCCGCGCTGGCCGGCGAAACCGGTTGCCGCGTCCTGCTTCCCGAGGGCGCGGACCCGTTCGTCACCCTCTTCTCCGAGTCCGCGGGCCGCGTCCTGGTGGCCGTGCCGCGCAACGAGGAGATCCGCTTCACCCAGATGCTGGACGCACGGCAGATGCCGTGGACCCGCATCGGCGTCGTCGACCAGGGCTCCGACTCCCTCGAGGTGCAGGGCCAGTTCTCCATCACCCTGGACGAACTGCGCACCGCCCACGAGGGCACCCTGCCCGCCCTCTTCGGCGGCGAAGACCACTAG
- a CDS encoding ribbon-helix-helix protein, CopG family yields MSADLLIRDVPDDVIAAIDAKAKRLGLSRTQYLRRTLAREAASDERRVTAADLVWFSDTFADLADEEVMRRAWE; encoded by the coding sequence ATGTCGGCAGATCTGTTGATCCGGGACGTACCGGATGATGTCATCGCCGCGATCGATGCCAAGGCCAAACGCCTAGGTCTATCGCGGACGCAATATCTTCGCCGCACGCTGGCTCGCGAAGCGGCATCCGATGAACGGCGTGTCACCGCTGCGGATCTCGTATGGTTCTCGGACACCTTTGCGGATCTCGCAGATGAGGAGGTAATGCGCCGCGCATGGGAGTAA
- a CDS encoding YiaA/YiaB family inner membrane protein, protein MSTPSAQTKSTTAFLAQAAIAFGISFSALIIGILYLPLDIWQRGFLAMTVLFLTSSTFTLAKVIRDQHESSKVHSRIDEARMEKLMAEHDPFKVMT, encoded by the coding sequence ATGAGCACTCCCAGCGCACAGACCAAGAGCACCACCGCATTTCTGGCCCAGGCGGCCATCGCGTTCGGAATCTCCTTCTCCGCCTTGATTATCGGAATCCTGTATCTGCCGCTCGATATCTGGCAGCGCGGGTTCCTCGCCATGACGGTGCTGTTCCTGACGAGCAGCACGTTCACTCTCGCGAAAGTCATTCGCGATCAGCACGAGTCGAGCAAGGTGCACAGTCGCATCGATGAGGCTCGTATGGAAAAGCTCATGGCCGAACACGATCCGTTCAAGGTCATGACATAG
- a CDS encoding PIN domain nuclease, with amino-acid sequence MGVTEWLIDKSALVRLSGSPDIDVWAERIDQGRVRVATVTMLEVGFSARSGPDHRAAFSRPPLSSFLVEYLTPTMEDRALEVQAALADAGHHRAPSVADLLVAAVAELSGLTVLHLDKDFELIADVTGQPVERLRLSGE; translated from the coding sequence ATGGGAGTAACCGAGTGGCTCATCGACAAGTCAGCGCTGGTGCGGCTTTCCGGATCGCCGGATATCGATGTCTGGGCGGAACGCATCGACCAGGGTCGCGTTCGAGTAGCGACAGTCACCATGCTCGAGGTGGGATTTTCGGCTCGATCTGGACCAGATCACCGCGCGGCGTTCTCCCGGCCGCCTCTGTCGTCATTCCTCGTCGAGTACCTGACTCCGACCATGGAGGACCGAGCGCTCGAGGTTCAGGCCGCACTCGCCGACGCCGGGCATCATCGCGCGCCGTCTGTCGCAGATCTGCTGGTTGCCGCTGTGGCCGAGTTGTCAGGTCTGACGGTGCTGCATCTGGACAAGGACTTCGAGCTGATCGCCGACGTCACGGGTCAACCTGTGGAGCGATTACGGCTCTCGGGTGAATAG
- a CDS encoding CPBP family intramembrane glutamic endopeptidase — MSFPLLWANYLLPALDLPMRGRSTANILFATAYAMVFHGRANWFSPRGLRTGTAAAGLITAGYLAALAIPSVRRHMAEVDRGPDVTTAEWAGVHIPFGTVYSEELIYRATLTPLLRETWGADGKWLGATTFGLAHVQPARSVGDPIPATVAVTALAGLVFDHLRDRSGSAAAPALAHLALNAGGALAPAAARALDHVRAARPGKSWRGWRFRNR, encoded by the coding sequence GTGAGCTTTCCACTGCTCTGGGCCAACTACCTGCTGCCTGCCCTCGACCTTCCCATGCGTGGCCGCAGCACCGCCAACATCCTCTTCGCCACCGCCTATGCCATGGTCTTCCACGGCCGCGCGAACTGGTTCTCGCCGCGCGGCCTGCGGACCGGCACGGCCGCGGCGGGTCTCATTACCGCCGGTTACCTTGCAGCACTGGCCATCCCGTCCGTCCGGCGACACATGGCCGAGGTGGACCGTGGCCCGGACGTCACGACCGCCGAATGGGCGGGCGTGCACATCCCCTTCGGCACCGTCTACAGCGAAGAACTGATCTACCGCGCCACCCTCACCCCGCTCTTGCGCGAAACCTGGGGAGCGGACGGAAAATGGCTGGGCGCAACGACATTCGGCCTGGCCCACGTGCAGCCGGCCCGGAGCGTAGGCGATCCGATACCCGCCACCGTCGCTGTCACCGCCTTGGCGGGCCTGGTCTTCGACCACCTCCGAGACCGCTCCGGCAGCGCCGCCGCCCCGGCTCTCGCCCATCTCGCCCTCAACGCCGGCGGCGCACTCGCCCCAGCCGCCGCTCGCGCCCTCGACCATGTCCGCGCGGCGCGCCCCGGAAAATCCTGGCGCGGCTGGCGCTTTCGCAACCGCTGA
- a CDS encoding alpha/beta hydrolase encodes MLDTARALTRLRARGAVFFRRGRGRPVAAIVRRAEEIIDLNHTGLVVATIFFAWSVTPSLLPRDWLFQGLISGINAALGYGVGCLLQWLFHKWIRPRLKIGTPPVWVRDLVKVAIVLSCILFAAYMLVMSADWQREIYTLMGMEGTTRAAYLRTGGLSLAVGVAVVAVYRTLRELVRFIARQLNRWVKVPPTLAPATGVLLLTVLIITLFNGVATSAFFAVANSGFSVRNDTMSDFAKQPTRPERSGSPQSLAKWATLGFEGRWFVSHGPDPLLIGALTGKPAREPIRVYVGLQSAGPGTTQEALAVAELERTGAFDRKVLAIVTTTGTGWVNNMSAAALEYMYGGDTAIVASQYSYLPSVLSFLADRQKVAVAGKKMFDAVYAAWSARPENARPKLLVYGESLGSQGSEAAFDGLADLRSKVNGALWVGPPNSNRLWEQFVSRRDPGTREVDPIYADGLVVRFAATAADLGKPSPDWRYPRIVYLQHPSDPIVWWSPDLLSSQPDWLSERRGSDVSTQMRWWPFVTFWQVAADLTNAQGVSDGHGHRYGSLVLDGWAAIAPPEGWNDELREKIRVQIESAEDFERVVK; translated from the coding sequence GTGCTGGACACCGCTCGCGCTCTGACGCGGCTGCGCGCTCGCGGAGCCGTGTTCTTCCGGCGCGGACGCGGCCGCCCGGTCGCCGCCATCGTACGGCGGGCCGAGGAGATCATCGATCTCAATCACACCGGGCTGGTGGTCGCCACCATATTCTTCGCCTGGTCGGTGACGCCGTCGCTGCTGCCGCGCGACTGGCTGTTCCAGGGGTTGATCAGTGGCATCAATGCCGCGCTCGGCTATGGCGTCGGCTGTCTGCTGCAATGGCTGTTCCACAAGTGGATTCGGCCCCGGTTGAAGATCGGCACGCCGCCGGTGTGGGTGCGCGACCTCGTCAAGGTCGCGATCGTGCTGTCCTGCATCCTGTTCGCCGCCTACATGCTGGTCATGTCGGCCGACTGGCAGCGCGAGATCTACACCCTCATGGGTATGGAGGGCACCACGCGCGCCGCCTACCTGCGCACCGGCGGGTTGAGTCTCGCGGTCGGGGTGGCCGTGGTGGCGGTGTACCGGACGCTGCGGGAACTGGTGCGGTTCATCGCTCGCCAGCTCAACCGCTGGGTGAAGGTGCCGCCGACACTGGCCCCCGCCACCGGCGTGCTGCTGCTCACCGTACTGATCATCACGTTGTTCAACGGCGTCGCCACCAGCGCGTTCTTCGCTGTCGCCAACTCCGGTTTCAGCGTGCGCAACGACACCATGAGCGATTTCGCGAAACAACCCACGCGGCCGGAACGTTCCGGCAGCCCGCAGTCGCTGGCCAAATGGGCGACGCTCGGCTTCGAGGGGCGCTGGTTCGTCTCGCACGGGCCGGACCCGCTGCTCATCGGCGCACTCACCGGAAAGCCTGCGCGCGAACCGATTCGGGTGTACGTCGGCCTGCAATCCGCCGGACCCGGCACCACCCAGGAAGCGCTGGCCGTCGCCGAGCTCGAGCGCACCGGGGCCTTCGACCGCAAGGTGCTGGCCATCGTCACCACCACCGGCACCGGGTGGGTCAACAATATGAGCGCGGCCGCGCTGGAATACATGTACGGCGGCGACACCGCCATCGTCGCCTCCCAGTACTCGTATCTGCCGAGCGTGCTGTCCTTCCTCGCCGACCGTCAGAAGGTCGCGGTGGCGGGCAAGAAGATGTTCGACGCGGTGTACGCGGCCTGGTCCGCGCGGCCCGAGAACGCCCGCCCCAAACTGCTCGTCTACGGGGAGAGTCTCGGCTCCCAAGGTTCGGAAGCCGCCTTCGACGGCCTCGCCGACCTGAGATCCAAAGTGAACGGCGCACTCTGGGTGGGCCCGCCCAACTCCAACCGCCTCTGGGAACAGTTCGTCTCCCGCCGCGACCCCGGCACCCGCGAGGTGGACCCCATCTACGCCGACGGCCTGGTGGTCCGATTCGCCGCCACCGCAGCGGATCTGGGCAAGCCGTCCCCCGACTGGCGCTACCCCCGCATCGTCTACCTCCAGCACCCCTCCGACCCCATCGTCTGGTGGTCGCCGGATCTGCTGTCCTCCCAACCGGATTGGCTCTCCGAACGCCGCGGCTCCGACGTCTCCACCCAGATGCGCTGGTGGCCCTTCGTCACCTTCTGGCAGGTGGCCGCCGACCTCACCAACGCCCAGGGTGTGAGTGACGGCCACGGCCACCGCTACGGCTCCCTCGTCCTCGACGGCTGGGCCGCCATCGCCCCACCCGAGGGCTGGAACGACGAACTCCGCGAAAAGATCCGCGTCCAAATCGAATCGGCCGAAGACTTCGAACGAGTGGTCAAGTAG